One part of the Acidobacteriota bacterium genome encodes these proteins:
- a CDS encoding ABC transporter permease, translating into MKPTTSKFIENFKMAWDTLRGNKLRSALTILGVVIGVVTVMLISSIISGIEVAVEDQVKSFGTRSVFIYKMTPGPRTARPTQDERTRPNLTYDDAMALRMLSELETAVPQLNVSSGPMGGETIVSAQGVQSSNINIVGTLPEIQAAGTEELIEGRWFTRSENDLKIDVCLLGNSAKETFFPKESPLDQKIEIAGRLFRVIGVLEKKEQFLGGGGGRSDQSNVIYIPFESSTRMKPGSSDVNIMAIAKEGRLTEAQDQVEDLLRIRRKVAYGEPNNFALATADSIIDQFQSITAGVALAMVVVSSIGLMIGGIGVMNIMLVSVTERTREIGVRKALGARNVDILEQFLIEAASLTGLGGIVGLLLGWLLTLLVRLFLPSYVPLWAPIAGFAASVGIGIIFGLFPAWKAARLDPIESLRYE; encoded by the coding sequence ATGAAACCCACTACCTCAAAATTCATTGAGAATTTCAAGATGGCGTGGGACACGCTGCGCGGCAACAAGCTTCGGTCGGCCTTAACAATTCTCGGTGTTGTCATTGGAGTTGTTACCGTGATGCTTATTTCTTCCATAATAAGCGGGATCGAGGTCGCAGTCGAAGATCAGGTCAAATCGTTCGGCACACGTTCGGTCTTTATTTATAAGATGACGCCCGGCCCGCGAACAGCCCGCCCGACACAGGATGAACGAACCAGGCCCAATTTGACGTATGACGATGCAATGGCGCTTCGTATGCTTTCCGAGCTTGAGACGGCTGTGCCTCAGCTAAACGTATCGAGCGGGCCTATGGGAGGCGAGACGATCGTTTCCGCGCAAGGCGTTCAGTCGTCGAATATTAATATCGTAGGCACACTACCTGAGATCCAGGCGGCCGGAACAGAAGAATTAATTGAAGGGCGTTGGTTCACGCGGTCCGAAAATGACTTAAAAATAGATGTCTGTTTGCTCGGCAACAGCGCAAAGGAGACTTTCTTTCCTAAAGAATCTCCACTTGATCAAAAGATCGAGATCGCCGGGCGGCTATTTAGAGTTATCGGAGTACTTGAGAAAAAGGAACAGTTCCTCGGAGGCGGAGGTGGCCGCTCAGATCAGAGCAACGTGATATATATACCTTTCGAATCGTCAACTCGAATGAAACCGGGCTCGTCCGATGTGAACATAATGGCGATCGCTAAGGAAGGACGGCTGACCGAAGCCCAGGATCAGGTTGAGGATTTGCTGCGAATCCGCCGGAAAGTTGCATACGGCGAGCCGAACAATTTCGCACTCGCCACGGCAGACAGCATCATCGATCAATTTCAGTCGATAACGGCGGGGGTCGCACTTGCTATGGTCGTCGTGTCGTCGATAGGACTTATGATAGGCGGCATCGGCGTGATGAACATCATGCTGGTTTCTGTCACCGAGCGAACAAGGGAGATAGGTGTGCGAAAGGCACTTGGGGCAAGAAACGTAGATATTCTAGAGCAATTCCTGATCGAAGCTGCATCACTTACCGGCCTAGGCGGAATCGTAGGCCTTCTTCTCGGCTGGCTGCTTACACTTCTCGTCAGATTATTCCTGCCATCGTATGTGCCGCTCTGGGCACCGATCGCCGGTTTTGCCGCCAGTGTGGGTATAGGCATAATTTTCGGGCTGTTCCCGGCGTGGAAAGCAGCCCGATTGGATCCGATCGAATCATTGCGATATGAATGA
- a CDS encoding ABC transporter permease — MGMRAGDTVKLALTEVRTHPLRSFLTLLGMIIGMTAFMVVLSLLQGFNSYVDEKIAGIGSNSFTISRFSFADFGNSDAMAAARRRNKELDLDELEFIRRNARLVEMIGAKAGGVVREIRYKEDVLSDISITGVEPIVGEIELVNVAEGRYFLSVDDENGLRVAFIGADIQTALFPRGDAVGSDIYIAGIPYKIIGVQVAKGSVFGQSQDNFVLLPLKTFSTAFGGIKFSRAPSFVGTPARSTSMDLAVDEVRTLLRIKRKLGSDEKDNFGISTPEAISGVRQSIFGSISIAILVVPAIALLVGAIVIMNIMLVAVTERTKEIGIRKAVGARQKDILRQFLIESAALSSIGGVIGLILAYLIGLVITRLVFPTKIPWWSVVVSIGVSGAVGIIAGLFPARKAAKLHPIEAMRFE, encoded by the coding sequence ATGGGAATGCGAGCCGGCGATACGGTGAAATTAGCTCTGACCGAAGTCCGAACACACCCGTTGCGCTCTTTCCTTACGCTCCTCGGGATGATCATTGGAATGACCGCGTTCATGGTCGTTCTTTCCCTTCTTCAAGGATTCAATTCTTACGTCGACGAAAAGATCGCCGGGATCGGCTCAAATTCATTCACTATCTCACGTTTCAGTTTTGCGGATTTTGGGAACAGCGATGCAATGGCCGCTGCCCGTCGACGCAACAAAGAACTTGATCTCGATGAACTTGAGTTTATCCGCAGAAATGCTCGGTTGGTCGAAATGATCGGAGCCAAGGCGGGCGGTGTTGTGCGGGAGATTCGATACAAAGAAGATGTTCTGTCGGATATTTCCATCACTGGCGTTGAGCCCATAGTAGGTGAGATCGAGCTCGTTAACGTTGCAGAAGGTCGGTATTTTCTGAGCGTCGATGATGAGAATGGCCTTCGTGTGGCGTTTATCGGTGCGGATATTCAAACAGCGCTATTCCCCCGAGGCGATGCGGTGGGCAGCGATATCTACATCGCTGGCATTCCATATAAGATTATAGGTGTTCAGGTCGCGAAAGGCAGCGTTTTCGGACAATCACAGGATAACTTCGTTCTTTTGCCGCTAAAGACCTTTTCGACCGCGTTTGGCGGGATCAAATTCAGTCGGGCTCCGTCTTTTGTTGGAACGCCAGCCCGTTCAACAAGTATGGACCTGGCGGTTGACGAGGTACGCACGCTTCTTAGAATAAAGCGAAAATTGGGGTCGGATGAGAAGGATAATTTTGGGATCAGTACGCCCGAAGCCATCAGCGGCGTGAGGCAAAGCATCTTCGGCTCCATCTCGATCGCAATACTCGTGGTTCCGGCCATCGCTCTGCTTGTCGGTGCGATCGTGATCATGAACATCATGCTCGTTGCCGTTACCGAAAGAACAAAAGAAATTGGTATTCGCAAGGCCGTCGGGGCCCGACAAAAGGATATCTTGCGTCAGTTTCTGATCGAGTCCGCTGCCCTTTCCTCGATCGGCGGCGTTATCGGGCTCATTCTCGCTTATCTAATTGGCCTGGTGATAACGCGTCTCGTGTTTCCGACAAAAATACCTTGGTGGTCAGTTGTTGTATCGATCGGCGTTTCCGGAGCTGTCGGGATTATCGCTGGACTATTCCCTGCTCGCAAGGCTGCGAAACTCCATCCTATCGAAGCGATGAGATTTGAATAG
- a CDS encoding ABC transporter permease → MKLVTSSFLENFKMAIDTLRTSKMRSFLTIFGVVIGVVTVMAISSMISGIKIAVEKQVESFGTRSIFLYKQDIGIRTSAPTREERMRKPLTMADAEAIGALKTIELAVPYLDISNNFFGQKINVTGKNGKTSSSVQLSGTMPEAEKAPGEVLVDGRWFTQSEHDAKANVCIIGDSVRDAYSPYSSPLGETLDIGGTEFRIIGVLQKREQLFGGGGGNNDQSNTIYMPMGAALKLKPNADDLFLLAIAREGQLEKAKDDVQDLLRIRRQVPFGAKNNFAMETAASLIDQFAAISNGVFIAMIVISSVGLMIGGIGVMNIMLVSVTERTREIGIRKAIGAKQKDILMQFLIEAATLTGFGGLLGLLIGWLISLLIRIVFPSYVPWWAPPMGFGASVLIGLIFGLFPAWKAARLDPIESLRYE, encoded by the coding sequence ATGAAACTCGTAACAAGTTCATTTCTAGAGAATTTCAAAATGGCGATCGACACGCTTCGCACCAGTAAGATGCGCTCGTTTCTGACCATTTTTGGCGTCGTCATTGGTGTTGTTACCGTGATGGCGATCTCCTCGATGATCAGCGGTATCAAGATAGCGGTCGAGAAACAGGTAGAATCATTCGGCACCAGATCGATCTTCCTTTATAAACAAGATATCGGCATTCGCACCTCCGCCCCGACGCGCGAAGAGCGAATGCGAAAACCGCTAACGATGGCCGACGCAGAGGCGATCGGAGCTCTCAAGACGATCGAATTGGCAGTGCCGTACCTCGATATTTCGAATAATTTCTTCGGCCAAAAGATCAATGTAACCGGCAAGAACGGTAAAACTTCGTCGTCTGTCCAGTTGAGCGGAACGATGCCTGAGGCGGAAAAAGCTCCCGGCGAGGTGCTTGTTGATGGCCGCTGGTTCACTCAGTCCGAACACGACGCAAAGGCAAATGTCTGCATCATTGGCGATTCCGTTCGCGATGCATATTCACCCTATTCGTCGCCCCTTGGCGAAACCTTGGATATCGGAGGAACCGAATTCCGTATAATAGGTGTGCTTCAAAAACGTGAGCAGCTCTTCGGCGGTGGAGGCGGAAATAACGATCAGTCCAATACCATCTACATGCCGATGGGGGCGGCACTCAAATTGAAGCCAAATGCCGACGATCTCTTTCTATTGGCCATCGCCCGTGAAGGTCAACTTGAAAAAGCCAAAGATGACGTGCAGGATCTGTTGCGAATTAGGCGTCAGGTTCCCTTCGGTGCAAAGAACAATTTCGCCATGGAAACGGCCGCCAGCCTTATCGATCAGTTTGCCGCGATATCGAACGGCGTGTTCATTGCAATGATCGTGATATCCTCTGTCGGTCTCATGATCGGTGGCATTGGCGTGATGAATATCATGCTCGTATCAGTTACCGAACGAACGCGGGAGATCGGTATTAGAAAGGCGATCGGAGCAAAACAGAAGGATATACTGATGCAGTTTTTGATAGAGGCTGCGACCCTTACCGGGTTCGGCGGGCTGCTCGGCTTATTGATCGGCTGGCTTATATCGCTGCTTATACGGATTGTGTTCCCGTCTTATGTGCCTTGGTGGGCACCGCCAATGGGCTTTGGTGCGAGCGTATTGATCGGTCTTATATTCGGGCTGTTCCCGGCGTGGAAAGCAGCCCGATTAGATCCGATCGAATCATTGCGATATGAATGA
- a CDS encoding ABC transporter permease: MNFAETLKLAFAAIWAHKLRSFLTLLGMIIGVTAFMIVLSLLQGFSSYVDEKLAGIGTNSFTVRRFSFDDFKDTDTIAAAQRRNKELTFDEMDFIRERAQLVGLVGAKAGGNSREVRGGGQTISSVQINGAEPIIAVIDKLDIAEGRYFSEPENNNATRVAYIGMDVAKKLFPSGSAVGEELTISGIPYRIIGVQTAKGTVFGQPQDNFITLPIKTFGAAFGGLTRQRAPYFVVTAKDDKKFAEAVEEVRTLMRIKRKIPFGEKDTFGILTPDAIQNLIGGVTKPIGIVILIVPSIALLVGGIVIMNIMLVAVTERTREIGIRKSLGARQSDILKQFLYESATLSALGGIIGLILAEIAGIIVTAVFFQTRISLLAAFFAIAFSAIVGAVAGLYPAWKAARLDPIEALRAD; the protein is encoded by the coding sequence ATGAACTTTGCCGAAACATTAAAACTTGCATTTGCCGCGATCTGGGCTCATAAGCTGCGGTCGTTCCTGACATTGCTGGGAATGATCATCGGCGTTACGGCGTTTATGATCGTATTGTCGTTGCTTCAGGGCTTCAGTTCCTATGTTGATGAGAAACTCGCCGGGATCGGAACAAATTCGTTCACAGTCCGGCGATTCAGTTTCGATGATTTCAAGGACACGGACACTATCGCCGCCGCTCAAAGGAGAAATAAGGAACTAACCTTTGACGAAATGGATTTCATCCGCGAACGTGCCCAACTCGTCGGTTTGGTCGGCGCTAAGGCCGGCGGCAATTCTCGTGAGGTTCGAGGCGGCGGGCAGACCATCAGTTCTGTTCAGATCAACGGGGCCGAGCCGATCATTGCGGTAATTGACAAGCTCGATATCGCGGAAGGGCGCTATTTTTCCGAACCCGAAAACAACAATGCCACTCGTGTCGCATATATCGGGATGGATGTTGCCAAAAAGCTGTTTCCATCCGGCAGTGCAGTGGGTGAGGAACTTACGATCTCTGGAATCCCCTATCGCATCATTGGTGTCCAGACCGCCAAAGGCACTGTGTTTGGCCAGCCGCAGGACAATTTTATCACGTTGCCGATCAAAACCTTCGGGGCTGCATTTGGTGGACTGACGCGACAGCGTGCACCTTATTTCGTCGTTACGGCCAAGGACGATAAGAAGTTTGCGGAGGCTGTCGAAGAAGTTCGCACCCTGATGCGGATCAAACGAAAGATACCTTTCGGCGAGAAAGATACGTTTGGGATCTTGACGCCGGACGCAATTCAAAATTTGATCGGCGGCGTTACCAAGCCGATCGGCATTGTCATCTTGATCGTTCCGTCAATTGCGCTGCTTGTCGGCGGCATCGTGATCATGAATATCATGTTGGTGGCCGTGACCGAACGAACACGTGAGATCGGCATAAGAAAGAGTCTCGGTGCGAGGCAATCCGATATTTTAAAGCAATTTTTATATGAGTCCGCGACTCTTTCGGCCCTGGGTGGGATAATTGGGCTGATATTAGCGGAAATTGCCGGAATAATAGTTACTGCTGTCTTTTTTCAGACCAGGATCTCTCTTTTGGCCGCCTTCTTTGCCATCGCGTTTTCGGCCATTGTCGGGGCCGTTGCAGGACTTTATCCGGCGTGGAAAGCGGCTCGCCTTGATCCCATTGAAGCATTGAGGGCTGATTGA
- a CDS encoding ABC transporter permease, which produces MLNRDSIRESAVMAFDTLFENKLRSALTILGVTVGVVTILAMVSIIQGLNRAFSEQIESLGSNTIFVAKFDASFGKPPGQEERQRKELTIEDADAIRNEVPTAVGVSPMQRQLSVTIRYNEKQSDTPILLGVTPYYEFTQSQYVDYGRFIIDSDIRDRTNVVVLGRDLVKALYPGGEDPIGSEVKIDGTPFHVVGVMSLLGSFFGQSRDNIAFIPLTTTQKYYPRLEQPQSVFVIIIRPLTRADVKQTIDGARDVLRLRREVKFGEKDNFGISSQDALLDIYNQLTGATYLVLTAISAVALMIGGIGVMNIMLVSVTERTKEIGIRKAVGATRGSILSQFLIEAVVLTAIGGTLGVAIGEVLSLLINAYSPLPAYIPVWAILLGVLASAGIGVVFGVFPAWKAANLDPIEALRFE; this is translated from the coding sequence ATGTTGAATCGCGACTCAATCAGAGAATCGGCCGTAATGGCATTCGACACGCTGTTCGAGAACAAACTTCGTTCGGCTCTCACGATCCTCGGTGTAACCGTCGGTGTCGTCACGATCCTTGCCATGGTTTCGATCATTCAGGGGCTCAATCGGGCATTCTCAGAACAGATCGAATCGCTCGGCTCAAACACCATCTTCGTTGCAAAGTTTGACGCTAGTTTTGGCAAGCCGCCGGGACAAGAAGAGCGTCAGCGGAAAGAACTCACGATCGAAGATGCGGACGCGATCAGGAACGAGGTCCCCACAGCCGTCGGAGTTTCGCCTATGCAGCGGCAACTGTCGGTGACGATCCGCTACAACGAAAAGCAATCAGATACACCCATTCTGCTCGGCGTTACCCCATATTACGAGTTCACACAATCACAATACGTCGATTACGGCCGGTTTATCATCGACAGCGATATTCGTGACAGGACTAACGTCGTTGTTTTGGGACGAGATCTCGTCAAGGCACTTTATCCCGGAGGCGAAGATCCGATCGGTTCGGAGGTAAAGATCGATGGGACGCCGTTTCACGTAGTGGGCGTGATGAGCCTGCTCGGCTCATTCTTTGGCCAATCTCGCGATAATATAGCGTTTATTCCGCTCACGACTACACAGAAATACTATCCGCGTCTTGAGCAGCCGCAGAGCGTTTTCGTGATCATCATAAGGCCTTTAACACGAGCCGACGTCAAGCAGACCATAGACGGGGCCCGCGACGTACTTCGTCTCCGCCGAGAAGTTAAGTTTGGAGAGAAGGATAATTTTGGGATCTCTTCGCAGGATGCTCTGCTTGATATCTATAACCAGCTCACCGGAGCGACCTATCTCGTTTTGACCGCGATCTCGGCCGTTGCACTAATGATCGGAGGCATTGGCGTGATGAACATCATGCTTGTCTCGGTCACAGAACGGACAAAGGAGATCGGTATTCGCAAAGCCGTCGGTGCCACACGCGGCAGCATTCTCTCTCAGTTTCTTATCGAGGCCGTTGTTCTGACCGCGATCGGCGGAACATTGGGTGTTGCGATCGGAGAAGTGCTCAGCCTGCTCATCAATGCATATTCGCCTCTTCCCGCCTATATTCCCGTGTGGGCGATCCTCCTGGGAGTCCTTGCTTCGGCGGGTATTGGCGTCGTGTTTGGCGTCTTTCCGGCTTGGAAAGCTGCAAACCTCGACCCGATCGAAGCTTTAAGATTCGAATAG
- a CDS encoding ABC transporter permease, which translates to MGMLATFRVVNESFRLALLSLRANKLRTLLTLLGVIVGVTSVISVITIISGLDATVATAFSSQGSTVFSVAKRPLVITSREDMIKFNRRKEVTKDDAEVIQRLCRTCSSVGTALNGAGLVKFRENKSEGVSIRGVSPTMFEIENTTIQSGRRWTDQEAVGGQNVCVIGYDLLENIFNGRSSDSVIGEEIRVDGIPFEILGVATPFGKVLGFSRDNFVYIPFQASQRIYGSRSSITIHVKVADSDAFENAQDEVRAIMRNRRGKTTSDEEDGFSLESQDAFLSIYSSATSGIYAATIAVAAVSLVVGGIVVMNIMLVSVTERTKEIGLRKAVGARQRDILLQFLIEAVSVTVLGGFIGIIVGYGLAFILSLAMGFPVSIRAESAIMGIGVSLVVGIISGLYPAMRAAQLDPIDAMRNE; encoded by the coding sequence ATGGGCATGCTTGCCACATTTCGTGTTGTAAACGAGTCCTTTCGCCTGGCTCTATTGAGTCTACGGGCAAACAAACTTCGCACGCTCCTCACACTGCTCGGCGTCATAGTCGGCGTCACTTCCGTAATATCGGTCATCACCATAATAAGCGGCCTGGATGCGACTGTCGCAACAGCATTTTCCTCACAGGGCTCGACGGTTTTCAGCGTTGCAAAGCGTCCGCTTGTTATCACGTCGCGCGAGGACATGATCAAATTCAATCGACGCAAGGAAGTAACGAAGGACGATGCCGAGGTGATCCAGCGGCTTTGCCGTACATGCAGCAGCGTGGGTACCGCCCTGAATGGCGCTGGTTTGGTCAAGTTTCGGGAAAATAAGTCCGAAGGCGTCAGCATCCGGGGAGTATCGCCTACGATGTTCGAGATCGAGAATACTACGATCCAATCCGGCCGCCGTTGGACTGACCAGGAAGCTGTTGGCGGGCAAAATGTTTGCGTGATCGGTTATGACCTGCTCGAAAATATATTCAACGGCCGCTCTTCCGACTCTGTTATCGGTGAAGAGATCCGAGTTGACGGCATTCCGTTCGAGATACTTGGTGTGGCGACTCCGTTCGGCAAAGTGCTTGGATTTTCACGCGATAATTTTGTCTATATCCCATTTCAGGCGAGCCAGAGGATCTATGGATCACGCAGTTCGATCACCATCCATGTCAAGGTAGCCGATTCAGATGCATTTGAGAACGCTCAGGACGAAGTCCGGGCGATAATGCGAAACCGCCGAGGCAAGACCACGTCTGACGAAGAGGACGGCTTTTCACTCGAATCTCAAGACGCATTTTTGTCGATCTACAGCAGTGCTACCTCCGGAATCTATGCTGCGACGATCGCCGTGGCGGCTGTTTCCCTTGTGGTCGGCGGGATCGTTGTTATGAATATTATGCTCGTCTCTGTTACTGAACGAACCAAGGAGATCGGATTACGAAAGGCAGTCGGAGCCCGGCAGCGGGACATTTTGCTACAGTTTTTGATCGAAGCAGTTTCGGTCACAGTCCTTGGAGGCTTTATCGGGATAATCGTGGGTTACGGATTGGCCTTCATATTGTCGCTGGCAATGGGTTTTCCGGTGTCTATCCGCGCCGAATCAGCGATTATGGGCATCGGCGTTTCGCTGGTCGTCGGGATAATAAGCGGGCTCTATCCGGCAATGAGGGCTGCTCAACTGGATCCGATCGACGCAATGAGGAATGAGTAA
- a CDS encoding ABC transporter ATP-binding protein: MDEENENGTSAEQAVPAAPKEDALILMKNIWKTYQMGTEELHALRDVSFEVKKNEYLAIIGPSGSGKSTLMNLIGCLDSPTKGDYWINGHLVSDMTDDELARIRNKEVGFVFQTFNLLSRATALHNVELPLIYAGMRAGERHDKAQAALASVELGDRVMHRPNELSGGQRQRVAIARALVNHPSILLADEPTGALDSKTSVEIMHLFEKLHEEGNTIILVTHEPEVAERAHRVITIRDGRIESDERIK; the protein is encoded by the coding sequence ATGGACGAAGAAAACGAAAACGGAACATCTGCCGAACAGGCGGTGCCCGCTGCACCGAAAGAAGATGCGCTCATCCTTATGAAGAACATCTGGAAAACATACCAGATGGGCACCGAAGAGCTGCACGCTTTGCGGGACGTTTCGTTCGAGGTCAAGAAAAACGAATACCTTGCGATCATTGGACCTTCGGGTTCGGGCAAATCGACCTTGATGAATCTCATTGGCTGTCTCGATTCGCCGACCAAAGGCGATTATTGGATCAATGGTCATCTTGTTTCCGATATGACCGATGATGAACTCGCCCGCATTCGGAACAAGGAAGTTGGCTTCGTTTTCCAGACATTCAACCTATTATCCCGTGCCACTGCCTTGCATAACGTCGAATTGCCGCTTATTTACGCAGGAATGCGGGCTGGGGAACGCCATGATAAGGCTCAGGCGGCTCTCGCTTCCGTCGAACTCGGCGACCGCGTCATGCATCGCCCCAATGAGCTTTCAGGCGGCCAGCGGCAACGAGTGGCGATCGCCCGAGCTCTGGTAAATCACCCTTCGATCCTACTTGCCGATGAACCGACGGGTGCTCTCGATTCAAAGACCAGCGTTGAGATCATGCACCTCTTTGAAAAATTGCACGAAGAAGGAAATACCATTATTCTGGTTACTCATGAACCCGAAGTCGCTGAACGGGCTCACCGCGTGATCACCATTCGCGACGGACGCATCGAAAGCGACGAACGCATCAAGTAA
- a CDS encoding efflux RND transporter periplasmic adaptor subunit translates to MALSRKSKIIIGASVAALLVIIVVASIFATRTDTPEVTVVKVEKRKELRSTVTSSGEVRPIQFVNLTSEVQGKIEEITKKEGDPVQKGEILVRLDPDQLSSNADAQLAAFQTAQEDIRSSQSQVSGAQNQLSQAQQGLMASDAAVTSARQNVVTAQTDVDRAQVDVNTAQREVNRNAQLLESGVISKLEYDQKKDALETAQVGLKNARARLESAKLAVNESIARRNQQAVAVKDARRSVETANIAVNSSQSRANQQAAVLRGGKNQRDKTVVIAPINGVIAEIPSKVGTFAVAGLSTTALMTIADMSTVNVEVKVDETSIDKVEVGQKAKIKVDAFGDKEIIGEVMQKTPLAVGKSQTSGGLSTNINVQEAKEFRVVIRLNDLPEDIKSGLRPGMSATAEITTKTVADAIAVPLQAVIEKKPDASPSPTIQGDAQAMPMDKPKPITGVYVLDGNKAKFREVTTGIIGESDREILTGLEVGDEVITGPSRVLNTLKEGAVVKRQVKKEGENANK, encoded by the coding sequence ATGGCACTAAGCCGCAAGAGCAAGATCATCATCGGAGCGTCCGTCGCTGCTCTTTTAGTTATTATCGTTGTCGCCAGCATTTTCGCGACCCGCACAGATACGCCAGAGGTGACCGTCGTCAAGGTCGAAAAACGAAAGGAGCTGCGGTCGACGGTGACGTCATCAGGCGAGGTCCGACCGATCCAATTCGTGAACCTGACGAGCGAAGTTCAGGGTAAGATCGAAGAGATCACAAAGAAAGAAGGCGATCCGGTGCAGAAGGGCGAGATACTCGTAAGACTCGATCCCGATCAACTTTCTTCAAATGCCGATGCTCAGCTTGCAGCCTTCCAAACCGCTCAGGAAGATATCCGTTCATCTCAATCGCAGGTGTCCGGGGCTCAAAACCAGCTTTCCCAGGCTCAGCAAGGACTGATGGCTTCCGACGCAGCCGTTACCTCGGCACGCCAGAACGTCGTAACTGCACAGACCGATGTCGATCGGGCCCAGGTTGACGTCAACACGGCTCAACGCGAGGTCAACCGTAACGCGCAACTGCTCGAATCGGGCGTTATTTCAAAACTCGAATACGATCAAAAGAAAGACGCACTTGAGACTGCACAGGTTGGGTTGAAAAATGCGCGAGCCCGCCTTGAATCAGCAAAGTTGGCTGTCAACGAATCGATCGCCCGTAGAAATCAGCAGGCCGTAGCGGTGAAGGATGCTAGGCGATCAGTTGAAACAGCAAACATTGCTGTGAACAGCAGTCAGTCGCGTGCGAACCAACAAGCGGCAGTACTTCGCGGCGGCAAGAACCAACGGGACAAGACCGTCGTTATTGCTCCGATCAACGGGGTAATTGCTGAGATCCCATCAAAGGTCGGAACTTTCGCGGTAGCCGGGCTTTCGACGACCGCGTTGATGACCATCGCCGACATGTCCACGGTAAACGTTGAAGTCAAGGTCGACGAAACATCTATTGACAAGGTCGAAGTAGGTCAAAAGGCCAAGATCAAGGTCGATGCCTTTGGCGATAAGGAAATTATCGGCGAGGTAATGCAGAAGACACCGCTCGCTGTCGGAAAATCGCAAACGAGCGGAGGACTTTCCACGAACATAAATGTTCAGGAAGCAAAAGAATTTCGCGTAGTTATACGCCTCAATGATCTCCCCGAAGATATTAAAAGCGGCCTCCGTCCGGGGATGAGCGCGACCGCTGAGATCACGACAAAGACCGTAGCGGATGCGATCGCTGTCCCGCTGCAGGCTGTGATCGAAAAGAAGCCTGACGCGTCGCCCTCGCCCACAATACAGGGAGATGCACAGGCAATGCCCATGGACAAGCCGAAGCCGATCACGGGTGTATATGTACTTGACGGAAATAAAGCGAAATTCCGCGAAGTAACCACGGGGATCATCGGTGAATCAGATCGTGAGATCCTGACCGGTCTCGAGGTCGGTGATGAAGTAATAACCGGGCCAAGTCGAGTGTTAAATACCTTAAAAGAAGGCGCGGTCGTTAAGCGGCAGGTCAAGAAAGAGGGCGAGAACGCCAATAAGTAA
- a CDS encoding FHA domain-containing protein, with protein MNAKLVIERGDGPGSEFRLVGTESIIGRWDADNGVFPDVDLDSHDPEAKVSRRHARVRMENGVYAIEDLGSTNGTYVNRGRRLLPGMAQTLNDGDEIIVGKTFLRFHISN; from the coding sequence ATGAACGCGAAGCTGGTTATTGAACGGGGTGACGGACCGGGTTCGGAGTTCAGGTTGGTCGGCACAGAATCAATAATCGGACGCTGGGATGCTGACAACGGCGTCTTTCCTGATGTTGATCTTGACTCGCACGATCCTGAAGCCAAGGTCTCGCGTCGTCATGCACGTGTCCGAATGGAAAATGGCGTTTACGCGATAGAAGATCTCGGGTCGACGAATGGAACCTACGTTAACCGGGGCCGCCGGCTTTTGCCCGGTATGGCACAGACGCTGAACGACGGAGACGAGATCATTGTCGGAAAAACGTTTTTACGCTTTCATATATCAAATTAG